In Rhizobium sp. 9140, the genomic stretch CTGGATAAGCGCCTTGTTGATGCTCTGCAATATCTGTGGAATGACCTGTGAGGCGCCATAATAGAGCGAGCCCGGCAGGACGATCATAATGGTGTTGGACTTGCCGATACGGAGACCGCGCGCCATGGCGTTCGGCGGATAGCCCAGCTGCCTGGCGGCGGCATCGATCTTGGCATGCGTCTTCTCGTTCACCCGCCCGGGATTGGCGAGTGCACGGCTGACGGTCGAGATAGCGACCCCGGCAAGCTTCGCCACCTCGGACATCAGTGTGCCAGCCGGCTCCTCTCCGATCATAGCTCTGTTTCTATTGACTTTTCCTCACTCCACCCAGCGAACTGCATGACATTTCCCAACCGGAATCCAGTATAGCAAACGTTTGCCATTTAAAGGGCGTTTACATTTTATGGCTGCTGATGCGAGCGACGATCTCGCCAGCCAGAAGCCGTGTCGAGAGAGGACTGGCAATGGCGACTGCAGAAAGACTCCGCTTCGGCGTCGATCTCGTGACCTTCTTTGATCCGGGCTTCTGGAACGACGAAACCTGTGACGACATTACCAAGCACGCACGCAGCGAACCGCGCGCCTTTGGAACAAGATTCTCGACAGCGCCCAGGCTTCCGGCGTAACCGGCGTCGAGCTGACATTCTCCCCCTTCAACTGGCAGGACGCCGTTCAGACCTTCGGTTCTGTCGAAGCCTTCGCCGGAGAACTTTCCAAACGAAACCTGACGCTCTGCAGCGGCTTTTTTGCGGAACTGGAAGCCGCCGGCAATTTTACCGAGGCTGGCGCGCAGGATGCGATCGTCGCCAAGGCGGAGAAATATGCCGATTTTCTCAAGGCGTGCGGCAGCGACATCATGGTCATCGGCGCGCCATTGCGTCAGACGCTCGGCGCTGAGCCCGTTCAATTCCATGACTTCGACCGCGCCAAGGTCATCGCCGATTTTCTCAATCGGCTCGGGGCAACCCTCTACGCCCGCGGCGTGCGGCTGGCTCTGCACACTGACGCGCATTCGATTTTGGAGGAGACGCGCGGCATGTATGCCGAACAGTCCCGCACGCTCGTGCTTCTGCTTGCCGATGCGCTTCCGGCGAACGTCGAGGCGAAATACGACCTGGCAAGTGCGATTTTTGCCACTCTGATCGGGACGCTCCAGCTGGCGCGCGCGGTCGATAGTGAGACCTCGGACCGTATTTTGCAGGCCGGAAAGAACGCCATACACGCCTTGGCCGGCCTTCCACACGCACCGGCGTCCTCATCTTGAAACACACACGGGCGGTTGTCATGCCGTCGAATGACGGCATGATCGCCCTCGACCCATCGTGAACCTTTGCAGCTGCGCGGCGACATCGAAACCTTGCCGGCAGCGAACCAACAGACCGGAGATGTCCAGTGAAAGCCTTTGTCGTCGAGAAGTACAAGAAGAACGGCCCGCTGCGCCTTGCCGAACGGCCGGAACCGCAGGTTGAAAACGGCGACGTTCTCGTGCGCATCCATGCCACATCCGTCAATCCGCTCGATTCCAAGCTCAGGGACGGCGCCTTCAAGATCTTCCTGCCGTATCGTCCGCCCTTCGTGCTTGGCCATGACGTCGCCGGGACCGTCGTCAAGGTCGGCTCAAGCGTCAGCCGCGTCAAGGTCGGCGACGAGATCTATGCCCGGCCGCGCGATCACCGCATCGGCACGTTCGCCGAATTCATCGCCATCCATCAGGACGATGTCGCGCTCAAACCCCGCACGCTGACGATGGAAGACGCCTCGTCCATCCCGCTGGTCGCGCTGACGGCGTGGCAGGCCCTGGTCGATGTCGCCAAGGTGAAGCCCGGCCAGAAGGTCTTCATTCAGGCGGGCTCGGGCGGCGTCGGCACGATCGCGATCCAGCTTGCCAAGCATCTCGGCGCGACGGTCGCCACGACCACGAGTGCCAAAAACGCCGCTCTCGTCAAAAGCCTCGGCGCGGATGTGGTCATCGACTACAAGAGCCAGGACTTCGAAAAGGTCCTCTCCGGCTACGATGTCGTCCTGAACAGCCAGGATGCAAAGACGCTTGCCAAATCCCTGACCGTCCTGAAGCCGGGCGGCCACCTCATCTCCATTTCTGGCCCGCCGGACCCGGCCTTTGCCGACGCTCTCGGCGTGAACCCGCTGCTCAAGCTCGTCATTCGCCTGCTCAGCCGCAGCGCACGCAGCAAAGCAAAGAGCCTGGGCCTGCGCTACTCCTTCCTGTTCATGCGCGCCGATGGGCGGCAACTGGAAGAGATCGCCGGGTTGATCGATAGCGGCGCAATCCGTCCTGTGGTGGACAGGATATTCCCCTTCAACCAGACGCCCGAGGCGCTGGCCTATGTCGAGACGGGGCGCTCCAAGGGCAAGGTCGTCATCAAGGTGGAATAAGAACAGTGGGTGGCATTTGAAAGACTGCCCCGCCGAACCAAGCGTCGCCCAGACAAACGATGCCCGGCTTCGGCGGAAAACCCTCGATCTCGTTCGGGCTGTCGTCAGCTCGAATTCCACGAACGAGGACGACCGTCTGCGCGACGCCGCCGAGGAACATGGCTTCGGGTTGATGAGGCCGGAAGCCCTATAACTGCGATATATGCTTCGTCAGGAAAGCAGCCGAACGGACGATGCCGCCGTCTCCAACTCCGTCAGCCTTGATTGCCCAAACGGCCCTACCGAACGTGAGTCGCAAGCAGAGACTTCCGCCAGGGAAAAGGCTGAAACCGGACAATCCCCGCGGCTTTCATGGGGAAGAGCCGGCCTCAACCTGACCGGAGTTTTGCGCGTTCAAACTGCTCTGATCCTTAAAAACTGGAGGGAAGTTGGGGCTCAGGTCACATAATCTGTGCCCGGAGCTTCTCAGAACACCTCGACTTGACAGGATGTCGGCAGTTCAGCATTCCTGCCTCTCCCCGTGACTTGCTGATCGTCAGCCGCAAGCCGTGAAAAGCCATTCGACCATGGTTTAACGGCATCACCGCGCAACACCGAAGCTACGCTCGCTGGCTCCGCCTGCCATATAGTTGCGCCAACCACCCCAATCACTAATGTCCGGCTGCCCTGTGGTTGCAGCTGCCTCGCACAAGAATCCGGTGACCGTCGAACCATCGGCGAGGGAAAGCTTGCCGACACCGAGCGGTGCAGGAATGCGTCCGATGAAATCTCCAAATCCGGATAGCGGAAGCGCCCAGACCTCGACGGCAACGGATACACCATCATTGGCGACGCGGATAAGGCCAGGTTTTGGCGGCACCGTGCCCATCAGGGCAAACAGGCGGTAGTCCCGCGTGGTAACGGCTGTACGCCGGAAGATACCGCCGCGCTCCTTCACTTCACCGTTGAGCGGCATGCCGGAGAGATGTGCGCCGACAACGGCAATCTCCCGATAATCCTCCGGCAATGCCGGCTCCTCGGCATGCGGATAGGGGTTTGCAAATTTCGCAAGAGTGAGGCCGGTTGCCTTGTGGAAGGCGGCTGCGATCCCGGCGGCGCGCGCTTCCTCGAACCCGGGCGCAAGGAAGGTAACGCCCAGCGGCAGACCATCCTTGCGAAAGCCATTTGGCACGGCAATGCCGCACAGGCCCATCAGATTGACGAAGTTGGTATAAATGCCAAGGTTGCTGTTAAGCTGGATCGGGTTCGCGGCGATCTCGTCCTTCGTATAGATCGTCGGCGTTGTCGGCACCATCATCACGGCAATATCCTGCCAGACGGCGCGCGTGTCGCGTTTAAGTTCGGCGATGCGATGAATGGCCGCGAAGGTGTCGCGTGCGGAAAAATTGCCGGAGCGCGACAGGATCTGTCGTGTCACGGGGTGGATCGCCTCGCCATAGGTGGCGAGCACGCTGTCAAGGCTCAGCGCGCGCTCGGATATCCATGGTCCCTCATAAAGAATGCGTTGCGTCTCCTCGAACGGCGTAAAGTCGATCTCGACCTTTTCGCCGCCCATGGCGATCAGCCGCGCGATGGCTTCGTTGAACAGACGTTCGGCTTCCGCATCACCGAAGAAACGGAGTGCCGCACCGGCAGGCACGCCGAAGCGGAAATGCGGTGGCGGAGCGACAGGGGTCAGCGGCACCGCGTCGGCTTCCGGCTTGGAGAACGGGTAGGATGGATCGTAGCCTGCGATGAGATCCAGAACCTTCATCCCGTCTTCGACCGTCAACGAAAAGACCGACAGCGTCTCGATGGTCTTGACGCAACCGCCGCCGGAGACGCAGGCATTGCTGACAAGCCCCGGCGTCGGCTTGATACCGACGATATTGTTGAAGCCGGCCGGGACGCGGCCGGAGCCAGCGGCATCGTTGGCGATCGAAAAGCTGCAAAGCCCGGCGGCAACGGAGACGCCGGAGCCGGAGCTGGAACCGCCGGAGATGAAACGGTCGTCGAAAACCGAGGAGCAAGCACCGTAAGGCGAGCGCATGCCGACGAGACCGATCCCGAACTGGTCCATGTTGGTCTTGCCGATCAGGAGCGCGCCGGCATCGAAGATCCGGTCGAGCGCCTGGCCGCTGGAGGTGGCGACATAGGCGCCTTCCTTCAGGGCATTGGTGGTCGGCAGGCCGACGATGTCGTTGCAGTCCTTCACCGAGAAAGGAATGCCCCACAGCGGACGTTCGTCATATCCCCGCGCTTCCAGCTCTCTGGCAGCGGCAAGCGCCTTCTCGCGCGAAACGAGGTGAATCCAGACATGGTCTTCGCCGCGGGCGGCGATGCGATCGTAGATGGCATTGATCACGCGGGTCGGCGTCAACGCGCCGCTGGCGTAACCCTTCGTCAGTGCAGTGAGATCGAGGCTACCGGTAGCATCGGACCAAGGCATTGCGGACATGATTGTGCTCCTAAAACGTGCTGAGTGCCGAATGAATGTCGGCTGACATGGCGACGGTGCCGAAGAGACCGTTGCCGAAGGTCGTGATACGAAGCTGGGCCTCGTGACGCGCCTGGGACGTCCCTTTGCAAGCATCCGCAACGGCGAGACATTCGAAACCCATGTCGTTCGCCGCGCGCTGGGTCGCATGCACGAGACCTTCCGTGGGCAGCCCCGTGACGAGAAGATTGCGGATGCCACGTTGGCGCAACGTTTCTTCAAGGCCCGTGCGGAAGAAGGCATTGTCCCCGGCGCAATCGACAAGAATGGCCTCCGACGGGAGCCCGATGCGCGCGCTCAGCGCCCAGCCGGCGCTGTCGCGTTCGGGAATGGGGTCGCCGAGACGGCGCCTGCGAGCGGCGATCGGACGTTCCTCGGGGCCGTAGCCACGACGGGCGGCGACGATCGTCAGGCCCGCAGCGGAGGTGGCCTCGAGCAGGCCCAGTGCTACGGAGAGCTCGGCTTCCGCGTCCAGCATATCGACCGGCGCCTGTTGAAAGCCCAGCAGCAACAATGCGGTATCTTTGGCCGACCATGTGCCATCGAAGGGCCAGGAATATGGTCTGGCCGGGATCGGGTCGAAACGTGTCGTGCTCACATCAACCATCGGCCTTCTCCAGCATATCGCGAAACGCCACGCGGTTGGAGACACCGCCCCATCGCCCGCCGTAAGCCTTCAGGATTTCAAGGGTCGCCGCGTGGTTGGGACCCTCAACGGCCGCCGTGCAATCTTCGAGCAGGACGCATTCGATGCCGTGTTCGTAAGCATCGCGAACGGTCGACTGGACGCAGCAATCGGACGTCACCCCGGCGACCACCAGCCGGGAGATGCCCCGGTTCTCCAGTTCCGCAGCAAGGTCCGTACGGTGGAAGGACGATTTTCCAGGCTTGTTGATGATGCATTCGCCCGGTTGTGGCGCGAGTTCCGGGATGATCTGCCAGCCGGGTTCGTCGTGAACAAGAATGCGCCCGTTCCTGCCGCTGTCGCCAATGCCAAGACCGTGTACGCGCGTGCGCCATTGCTTGTTGGCATTCAGATCGGACAGATCGCCCACATGGCCCTCGCGCGTATGAATGACGGCGATGCCGGCGGCGCGTGCAGCCTCCAGCGCTTCGCCGATCGGGCCGATCACCGCGCGGGTATTGGAAACATCTTCCCCAAGCTGGTCGATCCAGCCTCCGGGGGCGCAGAAATCGATCTGCATGTCGATAATGATCAGCGCCATACGCGCCTTGTCGCTCGGACCACCGAGCGGCCAGAAATCCCCGTTCTCCATCGTGCTCATAAGGCTGCTCCGGTTTCCGGATCGAAGAAGAGAACGAGCGACGGGTCGACGGTAAACGCGACCGCATCGCCGCGCGAGATGCGGTGGCTGCTGTCGACCATTGCCTTCAGCTTGGGCGCGGTCTTCATCAGGTCGCGCTCGTCCTCCACCATGTCGGCGTGACCGATCGCGATGCCGTGGCCATCCATATGAAGAAGCAGTGTCGCGCCGAGATCTTCGACAAAGCTTGCTTGGGCGGAGAGAATGCCTGTCGAATCCGACTGCGGCACGATTTTCAGATGTTCCGGTCTGATTCCAAGAATGACCTTCCCGCCGATACGCGGCGACAGGCGGTCGCCGGAAGTGCCGAGCGGCAGGAGGTAATCACCGCAAGAGACTGCGGGATGGCCATCCTGCGAGACCACCGCAGCCTCCATGAAGTTGATCGGCGGCGAGCCGATGAAGCTCGCGACAAACATGTTGGCCGGGTTGTCGTAAAGACGGCGTGGCGTATCCAGCTGCTGGATCGTGCCCTTGTTCATGACGGCGACGCGGTGGCCCATCGTCATAGCCTCCACCTGATCGTGCGTCACATAGACGGTGGTGACGGCCGTCATCCGCTGCAGACGCGATATCTCCGCCCGCATCTGAGCCCGCAGACGGGCATCGAGGTTGGAGAGCGGCTCGTCCATCAAAAAGGCGTTCGGGGAGCGGATCAGGGCACGCCCCATCGCAACGCGTTGACGCTGACCGCCGGAGAGCCGCGCCGGCTTCCGGTCCATGAACTCCGTCAACTCCAGAAGATCAGCGGTTTCCCGGACTTTCTTCGCAATCACGTCGGCGTTGACGCGGCGCACCCTCAGACCGAAGGCGATGTTTTCGGCGACTGTCAGGTGCGGGTAGAGCGCATAGGACTGGAACACCATTGCGATATCCCGGTCTCGTGGCGCCTGATCATTGGCGACGGTCTCGTTGATCCTGAGCGTGCCGCCGGAAATATCTTCCAGCCCTGCAATCATGCGCAAGGCCGTGGTCTTGCCACAACCCGAAGGCCCCACAAGCACGATGAACTCGCCGTCCTTGATCTTCAGATTGAAATTCACGAGGGCGGCGGCCTTGCCGCCGGGATAGGTTTTCGAAACGTTTTCAAACGAAATTTGCGCCATGCTGTCAGTCCTACTGTACGCCGTTTGTCGCGCCCTGAACGAAATAGCGGTTCATGAACAGCGCCATCAGGACAATCGGGATCGTTGAAAAATGCGCGAGCGCACCGAGCGTGCCCCAGGTGATATCCTTGGTGCCGTAGGCCGTCAGCAAGGCGACCGATATCGGCTTGGAGTCGAGCGTGGTCAGGAACATGGGATGCAGGAAGTCATTCCACGAGAACATCATGCAGAACAGGGCGCAGGCGATGATGCCGGAGCGAACGGCGGGCACCGCGACCTTGAGGAAAGCCCCCATCTGCGTGCAGCCATCGGTGAGGGCTGCCTCCTCCATGTCCGGCGGCAGGGACTTGAAGTAGGAGAACATCATCCATGTCACGAAAGCGCAGTTGAGCATCGTGTTGAAAACGATGACGGCCCACCATGTGCCCAGCAGCCCTACGTCGCGCATCAGCAGATAGAACGGAATCAGCGCCGCAATCGCCGGGATCATGCGGATTGCCAGAAAGAAATAGGCGAACCCGGCCGAGAAGCGGGACTTCGAGCGCGCCAGCGCATAACCTGCGGGAACGCCGAGGATCAGCGACAACACCGTGGTGCCGATGCTGATCACCAGCGACGAGCGCACGAGAGAAACCACGTCGAAGATGGCGAAGGCCTGTCGGAACTGGTCGAGCGTGGGCTCGAACAACAGCCGGGGCGGAGCCGAGAAGATCTGGTTCGATGGCTTGTAGGCCGTGGAAATCAGCCAGAAGACCGGCAGCAGGAAGACGATCGTGATGATGAGGACGGTCGTTCTTTCGAGGATGACGCGACGCGTCGAAACATTGGCCATCAGACTACTTCCCGTTGATTCGAACATCGGCGCGGCGGACGACCAGAAGCAATATCGTGGCGATCAGCGCGATGAACAGAAGCGTGACGTTGCCGACCGCCGAAGCAAACCCGACATTGAAGAACTGTAGCCCTTCCTTGACGCCCAGCATCATCAGCGTGTTGGTCGCATCGTTGGGACCACCCCCCGTCGTCACGAAAACGGAGTCGAAAACGCGAAACGCGTCCATCGTGCGCAGCGTCAAGGCCAGGAACACGGAGGGCAGCATCAGCGGAAGGATGAGCATGGTAAACCGCTGCCAGGCAGTCGCACCATCGACCAGACCCGCCTCCAGAACATCGCCCGGAAGCGCCTTCAGTCCGGCAAGCAGGATCAGCGTCATCAAGGGCGTCCATTCCCAGCAATCGATCAGGATCAGCATCCAGAGCGCCGTCCCGGCATCCGTCAGCAGGCCCGACCGGGGACCGATACCCGCTTCCGACAGGAAGAAGCCGATGATGCCAAAATCGGCGCCCAGCATGGCCTTGAAGATCAACCCGACAACGAGCGGCGTGATCGTGGAGGGGATGAGAAGGAAGGCGAGCACCATGCGGTTGAACCGGCTGTCGCGCCAGAGAAGCAGCGCCAATGCAAAGCCGAACACCAGTTGCAGCCCGACGCTGAAGAAGGTGAACTGAAACGTGTTCAGGATCGCCTTGCGGGTCGTCGCATCGGAAAAGATATCGACGTAATTCTGCAAGCCGACGAATTGCGTCCGTGCGGGCCGCAGGAGATTGTACTTGTAGAAGCTGTAGCCAATGCCCTGTGCGAGTGGCCAGAGGCCGACGGCGGCGACATAGAGCACGGCCGGCACGGTCATGAAGAACAGGAAGAACCTGCGACGGTTGGCGAAGCTATGATGCATGGCTGTAATCTGCTTATTCAGGAAAGGCCGGATAGTCGGCGTTCATCGGCCCGATCGGATCGCTCTCTGGCGGATAGCTTGAGACGGTCCGCCGGCTTTCGCGCGCCGTTGGTCGGTTCCGGCGCGCGAGGGGATATCAGAACAGATCCTTGGCGGCTTCCTGTGCCTTTCCGAGCGCTTCCTCGGGCGTGGCGGCTCCTGCGAGCACCGCGTTGACCGCCGTTCCCAGCAGGTCCTGGATCTCGGA encodes the following:
- a CDS encoding NADP-dependent oxidoreductase, yielding MKAFVVEKYKKNGPLRLAERPEPQVENGDVLVRIHATSVNPLDSKLRDGAFKIFLPYRPPFVLGHDVAGTVVKVGSSVSRVKVGDEIYARPRDHRIGTFAEFIAIHQDDVALKPRTLTMEDASSIPLVALTAWQALVDVAKVKPGQKVFIQAGSGGVGTIAIQLAKHLGATVATTTSAKNAALVKSLGADVVIDYKSQDFEKVLSGYDVVLNSQDAKTLAKSLTVLKPGGHLISISGPPDPAFADALGVNPLLKLVIRLLSRSARSKAKSLGLRYSFLFMRADGRQLEEIAGLIDSGAIRPVVDRIFPFNQTPEALAYVETGRSKGKVVIKVE
- the atzF gene encoding allophanate hydrolase produces the protein MSAMPWSDATGSLDLTALTKGYASGALTPTRVINAIYDRIAARGEDHVWIHLVSREKALAAARELEARGYDERPLWGIPFSVKDCNDIVGLPTTNALKEGAYVATSSGQALDRIFDAGALLIGKTNMDQFGIGLVGMRSPYGACSSVFDDRFISGGSSSGSGVSVAAGLCSFSIANDAAGSGRVPAGFNNIVGIKPTPGLVSNACVSGGGCVKTIETLSVFSLTVEDGMKVLDLIAGYDPSYPFSKPEADAVPLTPVAPPPHFRFGVPAGAALRFFGDAEAERLFNEAIARLIAMGGEKVEIDFTPFEETQRILYEGPWISERALSLDSVLATYGEAIHPVTRQILSRSGNFSARDTFAAIHRIAELKRDTRAVWQDIAVMMVPTTPTIYTKDEIAANPIQLNSNLGIYTNFVNLMGLCGIAVPNGFRKDGLPLGVTFLAPGFEEARAAGIAAAFHKATGLTLAKFANPYPHAEEPALPEDYREIAVVGAHLSGMPLNGEVKERGGIFRRTAVTTRDYRLFALMGTVPPKPGLIRVANDGVSVAVEVWALPLSGFGDFIGRIPAPLGVGKLSLADGSTVTGFLCEAAATTGQPDISDWGGWRNYMAGGASERSFGVAR
- a CDS encoding cysteine hydrolase family protein, with the protein product MVDVSTTRFDPIPARPYSWPFDGTWSAKDTALLLLGFQQAPVDMLDAEAELSVALGLLEATSAAGLTIVAARRGYGPEERPIAARRRRLGDPIPERDSAGWALSARIGLPSEAILVDCAGDNAFFRTGLEETLRQRGIRNLLVTGLPTEGLVHATQRAANDMGFECLAVADACKGTSQARHEAQLRITTFGNGLFGTVAMSADIHSALSTF
- a CDS encoding cysteine hydrolase family protein gives rise to the protein MSTMENGDFWPLGGPSDKARMALIIIDMQIDFCAPGGWIDQLGEDVSNTRAVIGPIGEALEAARAAGIAVIHTREGHVGDLSDLNANKQWRTRVHGLGIGDSGRNGRILVHDEPGWQIIPELAPQPGECIINKPGKSSFHRTDLAAELENRGISRLVVAGVTSDCCVQSTVRDAYEHGIECVLLEDCTAAVEGPNHAATLEILKAYGGRWGGVSNRVAFRDMLEKADG
- a CDS encoding ABC transporter ATP-binding protein translates to MAQISFENVSKTYPGGKAAALVNFNLKIKDGEFIVLVGPSGCGKTTALRMIAGLEDISGGTLRINETVANDQAPRDRDIAMVFQSYALYPHLTVAENIAFGLRVRRVNADVIAKKVRETADLLELTEFMDRKPARLSGGQRQRVAMGRALIRSPNAFLMDEPLSNLDARLRAQMRAEISRLQRMTAVTTVYVTHDQVEAMTMGHRVAVMNKGTIQQLDTPRRLYDNPANMFVASFIGSPPINFMEAAVVSQDGHPAVSCGDYLLPLGTSGDRLSPRIGGKVILGIRPEHLKIVPQSDSTGILSAQASFVEDLGATLLLHMDGHGIAIGHADMVEDERDLMKTAPKLKAMVDSSHRISRGDAVAFTVDPSLVLFFDPETGAAL
- a CDS encoding carbohydrate ABC transporter permease gives rise to the protein MANVSTRRVILERTTVLIITIVFLLPVFWLISTAYKPSNQIFSAPPRLLFEPTLDQFRQAFAIFDVVSLVRSSLVISIGTTVLSLILGVPAGYALARSKSRFSAGFAYFFLAIRMIPAIAALIPFYLLMRDVGLLGTWWAVIVFNTMLNCAFVTWMMFSYFKSLPPDMEEAALTDGCTQMGAFLKVAVPAVRSGIIACALFCMMFSWNDFLHPMFLTTLDSKPISVALLTAYGTKDITWGTLGALAHFSTIPIVLMALFMNRYFVQGATNGVQ
- a CDS encoding carbohydrate ABC transporter permease, with product MHHSFANRRRFFLFFMTVPAVLYVAAVGLWPLAQGIGYSFYKYNLLRPARTQFVGLQNYVDIFSDATTRKAILNTFQFTFFSVGLQLVFGFALALLLWRDSRFNRMVLAFLLIPSTITPLVVGLIFKAMLGADFGIIGFFLSEAGIGPRSGLLTDAGTALWMLILIDCWEWTPLMTLILLAGLKALPGDVLEAGLVDGATAWQRFTMLILPLMLPSVFLALTLRTMDAFRVFDSVFVTTGGGPNDATNTLMMLGVKEGLQFFNVGFASAVGNVTLLFIALIATILLLVVRRADVRINGK